From a region of the Arachis ipaensis cultivar K30076 chromosome B09, Araip1.1, whole genome shotgun sequence genome:
- the LOC107619291 gene encoding probable CCR4-associated factor 1 homolog 7: MPPVDSVEIREVWNHNVEEEFAIIREIVDDYPYIAMDTEFPGIVLRPVGNFKNSYDFHYQTLKENVDMLKLIQLGLTFSDEQGNLPRCGTSDAPCIWQFNFREFNLNEDVFANDSIELLRQSGIDFQKNNADGIDARRFGELLMSSGIVLNDNVHWVTFHSGYDFGYLLKLLTCQNLPETQTGFFNLINLYFPTVYDIKHLMKFCNSLHGGLNKLAELLEVERVGVCHQAGSDSLLTSSTFRKLKENFFSGSLQKYAGVLYGLGVENAQNTTH, from the coding sequence ATGCCTCCTGTCGATTCGGTCGAAATTAGGGAGGTTTGGAACCACAATGTGGAGGAGGAATTCGCCATTATCCGTGAGATCGTGGATGATTACCCTTACATCGCCATGGACACGGAGTTCCCGGGAATCGTCCTCCGCCCCGTGGGAAACTTCAAGAACAGTTATGATTTTCATTACCAGACGCTGAAGGAGAACGTGGACATGTTGAAGCTCATCCAATTGGGGCTGACCTTCTCCGACGAGCAGGGCAACCTCCCTAGATGCGGCACCTCCGACGCCCCCTGCATCTGGCAGTTCAACTTCCGCGAGTTCAACCTGAACGAGGACGTCTTCGCGAACGACTCCATCGAGCTCCTCCGGCAGAGCGGTATCGATTTCCAAAAGAACAACGCGGACGGCATTGACGCCCGGCGTTTTGGGGAGCTGCTGATGTCGTCCGGGATCGTGTTGAACGACAACGTGCATTGGGTGACGTTCCACAGCGGTTATGATTTCGGGTACCTGCTGAAGCTGCTGACGTGTCAGAACCTGCCGGAGACGCAGACGGGGTTCTTCAACCTCATCAATTTGTATTTCCCCACCGTCTACGACATTAAGCATCTCATGAAGTTCTGCAACAGCCTCCACGGAGGCCTCAACAAGCTCGCTGAGCTCTTGGAGGTCGAGAGGGTTGGGGTCTGCCACCAGGCCGGTTCCGATAGTTTGCTGACGTCATCTACCTTCCGCAAGTTGAAGGAGAATTTCTTTAGTGGCTCCCTCCAGAAGTATGCTGGAGTCTTGTATGGATTAGGGGTTGAAAATGCACAGAATACTACTCATTGA